gtttttgttttgtatgctGAAGTTTCAGAGATATCCATGAGCTTTATGAATTTGAATAAATGGCTTCCACGATGTAACAACAAATCTAAGATAAGACTTCCTACacagaaaaatgatttcatgacACAGCGTATTTACCTTGACCTCAATCTCTCCACGGAGCTGCAGCTCATAGGCATTGTCTTTCATAAGGGCCAAGTAAGTTTCTGAACTGGCGTGGATTTTCTgagctgacacacaaacaagaactttggtcaaatcaaacaaagcaTGATCACTGCAAGTTTTTTCAGGAATCCGAAGGCAAAAAGGGTCCAATATCCAGTCCAAACCTTTGTGTATACAATTGTACTGATGTCTGATATCTAGCTATGTAGTTGCAGACGGGCCCGGCCCCTCATTTCACCTTCTCCTTCTTAGTTCCTTAGTTtcttgaaggagaaactatggtggtcACAAAATGTGTAAAAGGCCCCATCTAGagtcagtttttagtttttccattcttagctactgtagaaacatggcggttcagCATGGTGGAAGAGAacccacagtgtctgtagatattaaaggcagaaatactgtatatgcacacagatgtgtgtgttgtgttgtgtattgtgtgtttaaGGACACATACGCAGGCTGGTGGACTCCATTCTTGAGGCCGTGTTGACAGTATCCCCAAACAGACAGTATCTTGGCATCTTGTAGCCTACTATTCCTGCCACACATGGACCTGTGCAGCAAAGAGTTCAAAACTGATCAACATGCCTGTCAGTCTCTCCACATATGATCATACAGTAGAGACCCGACCTGCTGCTTCTTATAGTAAGCccctctcacctgtgtggatgcCAGCTCTGAGCTGCAGCCTCTGGTTGGGCATGTGAGGGATGGAGACCTGTCTGACAGCTGCCACCAGATCCAGAGACATCTTGGCGATCTCGTCAGCATGTCTGTCCCCGTTCCTTTCAGGCAGGCCGCTCACCACCATGTACGCATCCCCTATCGTCTCCACCTGGTTCAATAGTTTGACAACACTTTGCTCAAAAACAGAATCATCCTGGGAAGACACGTGGACCAAATAGGGAAGGACTTTGATGATAGTATATCACAATATGTAGCTGGGTAAAaagttttaaagattttaaagaagataattaaatatctttagatttgtatattttcattccagatataaaacaaaatctaattaaaaacatgtttgggtgaataacattttaatgtaaaaaaaaaaaaatcaaattttttgGCACATAAGTTATTACATAAAGTTATTTTGGGGAAATCAAACAGAAAAGGACAAACACTAAAATCTTTCATAAGAACATTTAATAGAGCGTATACTGGTATAATATACTGGTTCAGAGATATCAGGTTGTGGAAAAGGAGTACAGTAGTCAGAAGGGCAAGAAAGCTGAAACAGAAATGTACTAATGGAAGGGTCAGAATAAACCTTTTTCACgacagccattttgacatgaaacagtaggCAGGTGTTTCCAAAAAGACTAATTCAGGTTCTGTTCCTGtaggagctgtgtgtgtgtttgtgtatagtTTGCATTGTTCATTTGTTTAGATCACACGTGTTTACTTCCAGTAATCGGAGGAGGggggtgttgtggagaaattgctgaagtcaaaggtcaaaattCCATAACAGGGGGTGTGGTCGTTGTCACACCTTATTTTTACTTGTGCACTTGGTGGTAGGATTTTTTGGACAAAGAGGGTGACAGGCTCTGTTGACCGTGTCACTATTTATTAGCATGTTTCACTTCTTATTATCGTCTCAGCACTTATCTCATTTCATATCACAAAGTTCAGTTCGTTGTTATGCCCGTTTAAGTTTGTTGTTACTATTTTAAAACCTATATGGAATCCAGGAGCTTACTCAGCCTCTTAGCGACGACAGTTCCATTTATTGCGGCAGAACAATCTACAATATGAAGATGCATCAGGATTAGGAATGTTTGAAGATGGAGGACATTTCAGAAAATGGGTACAACCCATGaagatgttttattatgaaatatatcATAGTATATATATGAGGATACacctgagacaaaaaaaaatccaacttttgttttatttcctgacccgttctttcatttttaaagggATTGCAGGGTTTGAGTTTAGGGAACGGATAGACATATTGCATTCCTTTTCATTTGAACTAGAAGTAATTATTGTAATAGATTAGAACTATTGTAAAGAACAGCATGGATGACTACAGTCATGACTGTGTACAGCTGGCCtatttttcagaaaaacagcaactttTCAAGCACACATTTATTTCTAGACAGTGGGTATATTGGATGTGTATTAATTGATTCACAGTGATATCAAATTAGGAAGTTAACATAGCATATCAAttacataaattaaatgtcatACTGTTAATAACCACAAGGGGTCAGATTATGAATGAAATACTAATATGGTGCTGGCATCAACAAGTAGAAAGTCTGGACCAGGTCAGGCTGTCTGGAGTTGCCTCTGGATCTATTCCTCAGCAACCTGATAGTTATGAGCTCTCACAGTGAAGCAAATCAACAGGCAGTAAAATAAAGATGATTTGTAGcatagaaacacagacacacaatgcaTCAGCTGACAGCCCTCTGATTACTGCATGTTATGTGTGGCCAGGTAGTGGGAGTGTTCCACACCTGggagtgtttcttttctttttggggctgctgttctccctcctgtcctccctcaCTGTTCCTTCCTCCACAGGTGGAAGTCAATTTGGTCATCAGGGAGGGGttaaagaggaggtggagggaggccACATGCTCTCACTCTGGGGCAGCAGGTTTGCTGAAGGtatgcttttgtttcttttgagcAGAGttaactttttcttctttaaaaaaaaaaaaaaaaaactctgtacGTGATGGCAaagtttttcttctcttgttatTTTAGTTTGCGTTGGAGATTTCCAGTAgtccagttttttgttttgtgttaggTTAGGCCTGTTTTTCCCTGGTTAGTGTGGAAGTGCAGGGTGTGACCCCTAAAATATACTGCATGTGGAACGGCTCTGCTTTGGAATGACAGCGTACTCCGCCATCTGCCAACTCACACgtaatccgtttgtgatgcgctcaggtgcgtctccgccgcGTCTCCGCCAGCCACCGAGCGTCGCGAAAATGCACGAAATCTCATGAATTCGTGCATAATCGCAcaatattgccggctgtagtctctttgactcctgcaatggcattccacgctgcatcttttttctggtgtccttataaaaaagatgtgaggtgtcatgaatgattacgcctgaaagcccctcacctgttgacttcaggttggccccgcccattatgacgtgttcttgtaatgaaactcaatCCACAGTGAAcatggagtattttattttgaaaatcaactgtttttttttgtagccaatgtccttccccgcacaatctgctctgtgctgaatttatgctccggcgtccgtgaacaatagaagctctgtatgtgttgcggagggctgccggatgccgcagtcgttccggagccgtgacgcagcagGACCggagaggagactgtgtgaactgacacattgactaacactGAAACATATCTGAGCCGTTCggcatgcagtgtattttaggcttgAGGGCCCACAGTGTGGCTGGCCCTGTGTTtccctctcttttgtttcttttggccagggtctcctttctttttttggttcattactttatgtgttaaatgtttttccccttttcttctcttccctaGTGGCAACTTATTAATAAAGAATCTTTTCTTGTTCAAACCTTGAAACTTTTGTGTggcgtcctttttttttttttttatgttctcaTTGAGCCAGCATcaagttaaatattaatttaattttatgagGCCGTAACACTGCACAAGCTATAAACAATGCAGTACTGCCAATTTGTATCATAGCACCATGAATAATAGTGCTGTGACTCAGTCACTGCAGtgtttggtggtgtgtgacatAATTAGCATGGCGGTACTCAGGTCTAACTGTTCAGCGAACTGAACTTAACAGAAGATGAAACAAATGCACAACATTTTcttgaaactgtaaaaaagtaTTTGGTCTAATAAAATGTAGTTTTGGCAATGTTCAGTACTAATTCTGTCTCTGAAGGTTAAATGTGTGAgaattaataaattaacaaaaaaactgaCGAATCCTTTGGTTGGTTGAAGTGTCCTGGTTTGTCACGTCATTGAGCCAGCATAAGCAATCCTGCCACTGTTGGAATAAATGGAttaaaaggtacaatatgtcagatttactgtattaaatgatcaaataaatatacTGTGTCATCACagattaaggaaacatgctctaCTGAAATATAAGCTTCTTGATAAATGACTAGAGTCATAATCgtatgtttcttattttgaaatttgccttGACGGACCAGGCCGTCTGTTTGGGTttagttctgtgtgttttgatccaGCTTGATAACTACACGGCTCATGATGAAGCTCCGGGCTGCCAGATATGAAGCGTACTACAGCCATGGAAGCAAATAAAGTGGATCAACGTTAGAACGTTTAAATTCTGCCTGACCTAAGAAGCTCCATGAGCAGACATGTGGTAACGCACGGTAAATATTGGAGATGATTTAAAAGATAAAGACACTTAGAGCCCAAAAGGACCCagggtgtctgtctgttttttttcagtgggtTTCTACCTGATTTCCTCTGTGaatcaaaaaatatctccaccatcATCGTCCCTCTCTGTTTAATCTGATGGATGCTGTGAGATTGTGTTGTGACCAATGACATCctgtctaatctaaatattaaaaaagacgTGGataggggcggtcggtagcatagtggctTACACGGCACTCACgcaggaggcgttacagcaacgcgttttagctgcgtcctttgcccggcgtcaactcacaccggacgcgtgtcagccgcgttacggcagcggagcgagccgagcgtattcacgcgagatcacgagagaatcctggacgtacgcgagaccccgcgataaactgtgtataaagaaaacaacaacaacaaacagctgactttgcttctccgacgtggaggaaattataaaaagcatctgttgtgtcataaattattgtgtgatgttccacttcaacaattagtctctcatcgttcatgttgagaccctttgatcgatctttgatcacctggtgccaccggtcgtgacgtaatgttgatgtgaagttgtaaaaagctacatgaactgcgtattgtgttttattttgaagtttattatgttgattctgtgttggatttcctgtctggtgcgcagtgctcacaacacagtgcagtgcagtgttgaaatttacgaggtttagcagcatctcgtgtcaaaaatagaaatccacggaatgctcgcgccgtggcgtGGAGAGGCGCTTCTgagacgcgccctgtgtgagtgctctcattgactagactggcagctatctgctccggcAGCCGTAACGTGGCCGTAACGTGGCCGTAACGTggccgtaacgcctccggtCTGAGTGGACCTTAATACAGCCACTTGGTTGAcacacttctgcagcctgtctcatgtggccgcttgaggaattacagtttttagcacttcggcattggcttcatttcccagcacagGAGGTTGCCACAGACAGAGATTCTAACCCACAGCGCATTGTagtgacaaagacattgtaaaaGTTACCGACctacccggctctcactgcgggagacagaggctgtttttcaGGACAGAGTTCACCGTAGTGTTGGTATGGAGGACTGGATTTTCCACCCCCCGCACAAATATAACAATGAAGGCTCTTCACTGTAGCAGAGAGCTGTGATTTCAGTGTTGGATGCAGGTGGAGAACCGGGGAGGCTCAGCTGCAGCTTATCAGACTAATCAGTGTGAGAAACAGGCTGATAATACGTTCCTTTTCTGCTGAGGCTACATGACATTATTGTTTGGTGTCTGCTTGAAtaaaaagtatgtgtgtgtgtgtgtgtgtgtgtgtgtgtgtgtgtgtgtgcgatccAACTACTGTTTACtactatttctctctctctctactatTTGTGTTACATTTATACAAATCTAAACCATCCTTATTTTGAATTGTGTGTAAATGTTACTACTCATTGCTGAAGAATTGTGCACATCTTCCTGAAGTCCTGTTGTCATTGAACCCTCAAGAAAGCAATTAcaattttataataaatataacttttaaaatgttttaaaaagaaaatagtgtTGACTGTTAACATGATATAGTCAATTTTGGGAGCAAAGGCAGTGTGTGAATTTTTTACCTTGTAGACGTCATAGGAGTCGATGCGTGTGTCGAAGCACATGTAGAGGTTGTTGAGCATCTCCACCACTTGCAGAGGAGTACAGGACGCAGAGATGGAAGTGAAGCCCACGATGTCTGAGAAAAAAATGGTCACCTGGAACAAAATTGATTGTGTGAAATGATTGAATGAAACAAACGCCCAGTTTACAGTTACATCCTccttccatacagagcaggtcgaCACTGACAGGGTTTCTGAGACACCTTAACTTCTTTATATTATCATGACTGAATTtagtatttattgtatttttaactcATATTCTTgtgctattttttttatcgaTTCATCCGAGAGGCAGACAACATAAGAATTGGATAATATATTATCATTATACTGATATACATTGATTATCTGTTTTATAAATGGTAATTCAGCTGGTCTGGTGATTGTGGAGTCGAATAATTTGAATTAGGAGTTAGATGACCTTTTTACACTTATGCTTTCAGAGTAAATATCATAGGAaaacagccagaaaaaaaaacatcattcatgcatattttaaaaaaagatcatttggGATTTTATACAGATTTAGCATATCATTTCAAAAGATTAATAAAGGTGATATTATAGTAAACTTAACACAGTCCAAGTTAAGCACCAGAgcactggattttttttatgatcaacATAATAAGGTTAACATCATTGtgattttcatctttcattttcttttaaaattacagaaccaattaaacaaaaaacaacaacaaagaaatcacTACATGTGCCTGTGTCTGTTTAataaaattcaattcaaaatgCATAAACACCTCGAATCTCACGTATGGTCAGCTCATAACAGGTGTAGGTGTTGTTGCCCCTGATAAGCAGTCAGTGAGTTCTTTACCGGACAGCATCCATCAGTATTCAGTAAGTCATGTTCTACTTTACTTTTAGTTTTGGTCATATATTTGCTTTCCAGAATACTCCAGAGCTCTGAATCAGTTTAAAAAAGAGAACACAGTCCTATTCAGTAAtagccccccctcctccctgtgCAGAGTACAGCTGCTTCAAACCTCTTCAATAAGCCAGACGCAATTTTCACCCGTATAACTTGTTTTATCTCCTGATGAATATGGAACAGGACAATTATAGGTAATTATACCAACAATAGCAACAAAgggagcaaaaacacaaattcattcattatgtttGCAGATCTTGCAGAGGTAGCTTCCTCGCAGCAGCACCCGACAATATAAGCTATGAATTTGtttggttaaatgttaaaagtgaATGTGGAGGTGTGTAAAGAGGAAAGATTGTCATATGTGTCTTCCACAGTGTTGGCTGtttctacctttttaaaatctcagACCTTTTTACATTTCCATTGTATTTGTGTTGAAGTTCCTCTCGCctatgtcagctgggataagctccagccCCCTATGACCCTcatgaggataagcagttacagatggatggatgtgtagctgttgtttttattgtaccTTGCTGCATGAATTTTCCGTCATGGacatttgtaaaataattaaagttacAATACCAGCTGCTGTTacagtcattttaaataatgactctaacacgggactcacacaggaggcgttacagcagcgtgacggctgcgccgcgttttagctgcgtcctttgcccggcgtcaactcacaccggacgcgtgtCAGCCGCGTTACGGCAGCGGAGCCCTGGACGTATGCGAGACCccgtgataaactgtgtataaaggaaacaacaacaaacagctgactttgcttctccgacgtggaggagattataaaaagcatctgttgtgtcataaattattgtgtgatgttccacttccaacaattagtctctcatcgttcatgttgagaccctttgatcgatctttggTGGTGCCACCGGTtatgacgtaacgttgatgtgaagttgtaaaaagctacatgaactgcgtattgtgttttattttgaaaggtagcggaagtttattatgttgattctgtttcggatttcctgtctggtgcgcagtgctctgttgaaatttacgaggtttagcagcggctcgcgtcaaaaatagaaatgctacagaATGCTCACACCGTGGTgtggagagacgcttctgggacgcttctgagacgcgccctgtatgagtgctctcattgactagactggcagctatctgctacggtgaccgcggcacAGCCGTAACGCGGCCGTAAcacctccggtgtgagtgggccttaaTACAGACCTGACCTGACCCCCAAGTCTGAAGTTATGGTTCTCTGCTGGAAGATAGTGGATTGAGTAGTGAGTTGCAGCCCCAAGAAAAAGAGTTTAAATATCTCTGGAACTTGTTCACGACTCGCTACtaagctttgggtagtgacaaAAAATTTAACTGTGTATGCAAGCCGCCTAAATGCGTTTGAGTTAGGACATTCTAAAGGAGCTTTCAAAAAAGTCATTTGAGGTTGCATTGGATGTTTTTCAGGCACGTCTAACTGGGGGAAGAAACCTCATTAGAGGGATTACATATCTTGTCTATAAACCTGAAGTCCGCCAGGAAGAGCTGGAAAACATTGCAGGAGAGGGACATCTGGAATACCCTGCCACCACAACCAAATCCCTGATAAGCAAGAAAAAGCTAAGGATCAATGGATGGAGGGACTTCAACACTAACAGTTCCCTCAGCACTTTTGTACCTTTTGAGAATCCATCTCACTCTTAGTCATGAAAAGAAGGAGTGTATTGACAAAGTTCTTTTCCAGGTCAGCTTAAGGTTTTCAAGTTGCTACACACAGTCAAGTAGCAAAACCAACAAGCCCCAAATCAAGAGATCCAATCCACATCCCAAAGTCAACACCTACAAGTCATGTCCCAAAATTGAGACCACCAAGTTCAGACCATGCCCATGATTCTGATATCAGATGCCAGAACAGGTATTTATATTAGTATGTGGATTTTACAACTGTGAAAAGTCATCATGGTGGCAATCATTCTATGATTTCAACGGTCACAGCGATCCACAGATAAATAGTTGAATTTTGAGGTTGAGGcaactttttttctgcatgacCTTGTATTTTTAGTCAGAGCCCTCTCTGTCAGCACTACTGCAGTGGCAAGACAGTGACCTATTTGAGAATGaatgaggggagagagatgTTTTTAACGCAGGTCTTGCATCTATCTGAACATTTTCATACAGTACCTCCAAAAATGGCAAATagctgtatttatatagcactttatAATCTGTACAATTTAGTGGTGGCCTGACTTTAAAGCATGGGGTTAAATGTTCAGGGAGGAGTTGTGGATTCAACATCTAAACCTGTCAACAAATttgggttttttgttgttgtttttttcttagaaaTCAAAGATACACAATGAAGTGTGATTCATTCAATTGCAAAACCAGTTTtcatcacaaaatgtttttgaaactgGTTGGGTAAAGAGTTTACGAGAAATTTGATGTAGCCAAAATAACTAGCTTGTTTGCCAAGCCATAGACCAATGATATGTgaggctcaggaggtagagcaggttgtccactaatatcactaatcagatgatcggtggtacttgagcaagatactgaaccccaaatcgCTCACAATCGGTGTATGAAgggttagctcctaaaactgatgagcagctggcacctaGCATgacagctaatgccatcagtgtatgaatgtgtgtgtgtgtgtgtgtgtgtgtgtgtgtgtgtgtgtgaacaggtgaatgagatgtagtgtaaaagcacttcgagtggttggaagactagaaagtacagtccatttaccatttacagtAGTCCCCTACCAATCATCTATTGCATAACCTGCCTTATGTGAATGCCTTCTTGAGCTACAATCAGAAGCACAAATTCATACACTCCTTGCAATTCCACCAACCTTTTCGTAGCTCTCAGCCTCAACATGTCTGTGCTGGCGGAGTTGCTTGGCGACTGACTTGGGCAGCATTTGGTGCAGCAGATCCTCGGCCAGCTGCCTCTGGCGCTTCAGGTCCTCAGTCTTCTCCTTCAAAGTCTTGGCATAGTCTTGTATCCACTCGGTCATCTGCTTGAAAGACAACATCACCACTGGATAGATGAGGCAGGCTATAGCCAGCAAGCAGACCCTCATACTGAGCCCTGACGACACAGATCGTGATGCCAACCTGAGAGCTGGCACTGCACGGTCAAACAAGCACTGCTGAGTGTTTGTCAAAGCTTCAACTCCAGTGTGTGACCCAGACAGAAGCTCGGTTCCTCCTCCAGAGATCTGCCACAAACTTGTGTTGAAAATATAAGAATGTTTTACTTGCTGGCTTGAGTTTAACTTGAAGTCTATATTTTCTAACCAGCAGTCATTCAATCTTTCTGTCAAAACCCTTGCAAAACCAAGGTAGCTCAGTACATGAGTCCACTTGTACTGGAAGTCACTGTGAGCTGCCATGTGGCGCAAGTCCATTAACTGGTAGTTGAGCTCTATGAATGTTACCAGAAGTCTTGCAGACAGTACATCTCTCCAGTTAAAATcctgtttgactttgactaCAGTATCTTCGACTGTACCCCAGATGTCAAGAAGTCTTCTGATGGCCAAGGAGTAAGCAGTACCATTTTCACTTGTGTTTGTAGCCAATGAATCATTTAGAAATCCTTGAACATTCCTTGTTATCTCCTGGCAAAATCCAACCAACTCAATACTGCAAGGGAGCCCATGGCCATTACTGTGACCCACCATCTCGTCACAGAGAGAActgaacacaggaaacacaacctCCAATGTCTCATTTCCCATATTTTTGGTGAATAAATGTCTCATCTTTTGAAGCTTACTGACCAACTGTAGGATTGCTATCGTCCTGCAGGAAGTCAGCTCGTCATAAGCAGCTTCTGTAGTGTGCAGCAAGTCAAAGTTTGAGCTGAGGTCAATGGATACAGATCCAAGCAGGGCcagaaaagagaggaggcagGCTGTCAGAATCCGACGAACAGTGCGACTACTGCCAGACAGGGGAAATATGGAACACCTGGAAAAAGAGGAATATAACTGGTGAACTACTAAAGGAAACTCAAGGGTACTGTAAGCTTC
The sequence above is drawn from the Larimichthys crocea isolate SSNF chromosome XV, L_crocea_2.0, whole genome shotgun sequence genome and encodes:
- the LOC104937972 gene encoding soluble guanylate cyclase gcy-37, which encodes MSSLDLMKTECLASGTLSSASIKRRLINKRRVAPRAQQDADSDCQLCRCSIFPLSGSSRTVRRILTACLLSFLALLGSVSIDLSSNFDLLHTTEAAYDELTSCRTIAILQLVSKLQKMRHLFTKNMGNETLEVVFPVFSSLCDEMVGHSNGHGLPCSIELVGFCQEITRNVQGFLNDSLATNTSENGTAYSLAIRRLLDIWGTVEDTVVKVKQDFNWRDVLSARLLVTFIELNYQLMDLRHMAAHSDFQYKWTHVLSYLGFARVLTERLNDCWLENIDFKLNSSQQVKHSYIFNTSLWQISGGGTELLSGSHTGVEALTNTQQCLFDRAVPALRLASRSVSSGLSMRVCLLAIACLIYPVVMLSFKQMTEWIQDYAKTLKEKTEDLKRQRQLAEDLLHQMLPKSVAKQLRQHRHVEAESYEKVTIFFSDIVGFTSISASCTPLQVVEMLNNLYMCFDTRIDSYDVYKVETIGDAYMVVSGLPERNGDRHADEIAKMSLDLVAAVRQVSIPHMPNQRLQLRAGIHTGPCVAGIVGYKMPRYCLFGDTVNTASRMESTSLPQKIHASSETYLALMKDNAYELQLRGEIEVKGKGKMNTYWLVGHKNYSVQNDSLVCHWNPNMARKKKTAAGSVVSVGNSSVTVQSLSENANSPVSIPSAVVSQTPQHPQTD